A stretch of Methylogaea oryzae DNA encodes these proteins:
- a CDS encoding DNA polymerase III subunit chi codes for MTRVDFYLLPTSDARERLVWVCRLAEKAYRGGHRIHIHSRDGAEAQVLDDLLWSFRASSFVPHLRLGAAEPDEFTPVTLGQGDQRPEDCDVLINLAPAIPEWNGRFQRIAELVPQGDEERHMSREHFRQYKALGYQLETHDLETAPPMNG; via the coding sequence ATGACCCGAGTGGATTTTTACCTGCTGCCCACGAGCGACGCCCGTGAGCGGCTGGTATGGGTGTGCCGCCTGGCGGAAAAAGCCTACCGGGGCGGCCACCGCATCCACATCCACAGCCGCGACGGGGCGGAAGCCCAAGTCCTGGACGACCTGCTGTGGAGCTTCCGCGCCTCCAGCTTCGTGCCCCACCTGCGGCTGGGCGCGGCGGAGCCGGACGAATTCACGCCGGTCACCCTCGGCCAAGGCGACCAGCGGCCCGAAGACTGCGATGTGCTCATCAACCTCGCTCCTGCCATTCCCGAATGGAACGGCCGTTTCCAGCGCATCGCCGAACTGGTGCCGCAAGGCGACGAGGAACGGCACATGAGCCGCGAGCATTTTCGCCAGTACAAGGCGCTGGGCTACCAGCTTGAAACCCACGATCTGGAAACGGCGCCGCCGATGAACGGCTAA
- the lptF gene encoding LPS export ABC transporter permease LptF: MNFHPAGALWRRVKRSIAVFDCMVAVEAAATMTAALSVLVLIIVSKRFLRILAKAIEGEVSGQAIFLLLGLKIVAATISLLPSAAFLAVLMTLGRMYRDNEMSVLASAGAGLARLYRAVLVFVLPLVVVGWYLALNVLPWTEQQTRKLYEIEEKTADIRGIKEGKFSESSDGATVFYVEEYKERESMRNIFVQSDEHNKLGIVSSDTGYLKVMDNGDQFIVLQNGTRYDGIPGTANFIITEFKEYGVKIKGKSSKDKEEGKPPEQSIKSSQELVQSAQPRDIAEYQKRLAVPFGVLMLGLLAVPLSRLAPRAGVYGNLFAAFFIYIAYENMQRIMQGMVIASKVPAWLGYSGVYLLMAVVTTALVVRSVGPRWVAQLIRGWVGR; the protein is encoded by the coding sequence ATGAATTTCCATCCCGCCGGCGCGCTGTGGCGCCGGGTTAAGCGATCGATCGCCGTGTTTGACTGCATGGTCGCCGTCGAGGCGGCCGCCACCATGACGGCAGCGCTCAGCGTGCTGGTGCTGATCATCGTCAGCAAGCGTTTTTTGCGCATTTTGGCCAAGGCCATCGAAGGCGAAGTCAGCGGCCAGGCGATTTTCCTGTTGCTGGGCCTGAAGATCGTCGCCGCCACCATCAGCCTGCTGCCCTCGGCGGCGTTCCTGGCGGTGCTGATGACTTTGGGGCGCATGTACCGCGACAACGAAATGTCGGTGCTGGCGTCGGCGGGCGCCGGCTTGGCCAGGCTTTACCGGGCGGTGCTGGTGTTCGTCCTGCCGCTGGTTGTGGTGGGGTGGTATCTGGCCCTGAACGTGCTGCCCTGGACCGAGCAGCAAACCCGCAAACTCTACGAAATCGAGGAAAAAACCGCCGATATCCGCGGCATCAAAGAAGGCAAATTCTCCGAGTCCAGCGACGGCGCCACGGTGTTCTACGTGGAGGAGTACAAAGAACGGGAGAGCATGCGCAATATCTTTGTGCAGAGCGACGAGCACAACAAGCTGGGCATCGTGTCCTCCGATACCGGCTACTTGAAAGTCATGGACAACGGCGACCAGTTTATCGTGCTGCAAAACGGCACCCGCTACGACGGCATCCCCGGCACGGCTAACTTCATCATCACCGAATTCAAAGAGTATGGCGTCAAGATCAAGGGGAAATCCTCCAAGGACAAGGAGGAGGGCAAGCCTCCGGAGCAAAGCATTAAAAGCAGCCAGGAGCTGGTGCAGTCGGCCCAGCCGCGGGACATCGCCGAGTATCAAAAACGGTTGGCCGTGCCTTTCGGCGTGCTGATGCTGGGGCTGCTGGCCGTGCCGCTGTCGCGCCTGGCGCCCCGCGCCGGCGTTTACGGCAATTTGTTCGCCGCGTTCTTCATTTACATCGCCTACGAAAACATGCAGCGCATCATGCAGGGCATGGTGATCGCGTCGAAAGTCCCCGCCTGGCTGGGATATAGCGGCGTATACCTGCTCATGGCCGTCGTCACCACGGCGCTGGTGGTGCGGTCCGTCGGCCCGCGCTGGGTGGCGCAGTTGATCAGGGGGTGGGTGGGCCGATGA
- a CDS encoding zinc metalloprotease HtpX, with protein sequence MRTGTWLRHAWINRLQTLLLILFLLGLLAVVGMLLWGTDGVWMLLAAGAAALLLQLAVAPWLVLRLYGARRLDYGQAPALFDLVRELSRRAQLPVPPALYWVDSAMSNAFAVGNRGSAAIALSSGLLGQLNLRELAGVLAHEVAHIKNGDIRVMGLADSLSRMTGLLSLIGQVLLLVNLPLLLLGELGLNWLALLLLMFAPQLAMLAQLGLSRVREFHADLDAAALTGDPQGLALGLAKIEVAQRGWRRWLLPGWGSPEPSWLRTHPSTEERIQRLASLVQEEYEPWHERFDPPRFAFAVPVRRPRYRIGGVWY encoded by the coding sequence ATGCGAACCGGCACCTGGCTGCGGCATGCTTGGATCAACCGCTTGCAGACCCTGCTGCTGATCCTGTTCCTGCTGGGGCTGCTGGCCGTCGTCGGTATGCTGCTGTGGGGGACGGACGGCGTGTGGATGCTGCTGGCGGCGGGCGCCGCCGCCCTGTTGCTGCAACTCGCCGTGGCCCCCTGGCTGGTGTTGCGACTGTACGGCGCCCGCCGGTTGGACTATGGGCAGGCGCCGGCATTGTTCGACCTGGTGCGCGAGCTGTCCCGGCGGGCGCAGCTACCCGTTCCGCCGGCTTTGTATTGGGTGGACAGCGCCATGAGCAACGCCTTTGCCGTGGGCAATCGCGGCAGCGCGGCGATTGCTTTGAGCAGCGGCTTGCTGGGCCAATTGAATCTGCGGGAATTGGCCGGGGTGCTGGCCCACGAAGTGGCCCATATCAAGAACGGCGATATCCGCGTGATGGGGTTGGCCGACAGCCTGTCCCGCATGACCGGATTGCTCTCCCTCATCGGCCAGGTGTTGCTGCTGGTCAACTTGCCGCTGCTGTTGCTGGGGGAGTTGGGCCTCAACTGGTTGGCCTTGCTGCTGCTGATGTTCGCGCCGCAGCTGGCCATGCTGGCCCAACTGGGCTTGTCGCGGGTGCGGGAGTTCCACGCCGATCTGGACGCGGCGGCGCTGACCGGCGACCCGCAAGGCTTGGCCCTGGGGCTGGCCAAAATCGAAGTCGCCCAGCGCGGCTGGCGGCGCTGGCTGTTGCCGGGCTGGGGTTCGCCGGAACCGTCCTGGCTGCGCACCCATCCTTCCACCGAGGAGCGCATCCAGCGCCTGGCGTCCCTGGTGCAGGAGGAATACGAGCCCTGGCACGAGCGCTTCGACCCGCCGCGCTTCGCATTCGCCGTGCCGGTGCGGCGGCCCCGCTACCGCATCGGCGGCGTTTGGTATTAG
- a CDS encoding ABC transporter ATP-binding protein: protein MTTALKIDHLSYAYGKKAALDGVGFAVEAGQCCILLGPNGAGKSTLFALITHLYDSRDGRIAIAGFDVKSQSRPALARLGVVFQQPTLDMDLSVTQNLRYHAALHGIGRKEADARIQEELERQGMYERRFEKVRQLNGGHRRRVEIARALLHKPSLLLLDEPTVGLDVPSRKAIVDYVHHLAAEQGIAVLWASHLIDEIYPSDRLIVLHQGKVRAQGAVPDVLQAANAADIAAAFRYYTGEAA from the coding sequence ATGACCACCGCCCTGAAAATCGACCACCTCTCCTACGCCTACGGCAAGAAAGCCGCCCTGGACGGCGTCGGCTTCGCCGTGGAAGCCGGCCAGTGCTGCATCCTGCTGGGGCCCAACGGCGCCGGCAAGAGCACGCTGTTCGCCCTCATCACCCACCTCTACGACAGCCGCGACGGCCGCATCGCCATCGCCGGTTTTGATGTGAAGAGCCAATCGCGACCAGCCCTGGCCCGCCTGGGGGTCGTGTTCCAGCAGCCGACTTTGGACATGGACTTGAGCGTGACGCAAAACCTGCGCTACCACGCCGCCCTGCACGGCATCGGCCGCAAAGAGGCCGATGCGCGCATCCAAGAGGAACTGGAGCGCCAGGGCATGTACGAGCGGCGTTTCGAAAAAGTCCGCCAGCTCAACGGCGGCCACAGAAGGCGGGTGGAAATCGCCCGTGCCCTGCTACACAAGCCTTCCCTGCTGCTGCTGGACGAGCCCACCGTGGGCCTGGACGTGCCCAGCCGCAAGGCCATCGTCGATTACGTGCACCATCTGGCCGCCGAACAGGGCATCGCCGTGCTGTGGGCCAGCCACCTCATCGACGAAATTTACCCTTCCGATCGCCTCATCGTGCTGCACCAGGGCAAAGTGCGCGCCCAGGGCGCCGTGCCCGACGTGCTGCAAGCGGCCAATGCGGCCGACATCGCCGCCGCCTTCCGTTACTACACCGGGGAGGCAGCCTAA
- a CDS encoding Hsp20/alpha crystallin family protein encodes MNDQAKTPTKQAGAALPETALLPPVDVIEDSAGITLYADLPGVPKDKLNLHVEADSLTIEGEVALNTPESMESSHAEVGVPRYRRVFTLSKELDSEKVSAEFKHGVLKLRIPKVEHAQPRKIEIKVA; translated from the coding sequence ATGAACGACCAGGCAAAAACTCCGACCAAGCAAGCCGGCGCCGCCCTGCCGGAAACCGCGCTGTTGCCGCCGGTGGATGTGATCGAGGACTCCGCCGGCATCACGCTGTACGCCGACCTGCCCGGCGTGCCCAAGGATAAGCTCAACCTGCACGTGGAAGCGGACAGCCTGACCATCGAGGGCGAAGTCGCGCTGAACACGCCGGAGAGCATGGAATCCAGCCACGCCGAAGTGGGCGTGCCGCGCTATCGGCGCGTGTTTACCCTGTCCAAGGAACTGGACAGCGAAAAAGTCTCCGCCGAGTTCAAGCACGGCGTCCTCAAGCTGCGCATCCCGAAAGTGGAACACGCCCAGCCGCGCAAGATCGAAATCAAGGTCGCGTAA
- a CDS encoding DnaJ C-terminal domain-containing protein: protein MEFKDYYKTLGVSRDAKPDEIKKAFRKLARKYHPDVSKEPNAEARMKDLNEAYAVLSDPQKRAAYDKLGQGFSAGQDFRPPPDWDTGFDFSSGGFSGAEAADFSDFFAELFGGRMGWGRGRGGAQFRARGEDHHAKIRLSLEDAYHGATRSLSLSAPQADAHGRVTLAERKLNVRIPKGVHEGQVIRLSGQGSPGLGGGPPGDLYLEVQFEPHPRYRVEGRDVYATLPVAPWEAALGARVQAPLPDGKVEVRIPEGSQAGRKLRLAGRGIPGAPAGDLYLVLEVVLPPATGGKARELYQTMARELAFNPRSGLGV from the coding sequence TTGGAGTTCAAGGACTATTACAAAACCCTGGGCGTCAGCCGCGACGCCAAGCCCGACGAGATCAAGAAAGCCTTCCGCAAGCTGGCGCGCAAATACCATCCGGACGTTTCCAAGGAGCCGAACGCCGAAGCGCGCATGAAAGACCTCAACGAGGCCTACGCGGTGCTGTCCGATCCGCAAAAGCGCGCCGCCTACGACAAGTTGGGGCAGGGCTTCAGCGCCGGCCAGGATTTCCGGCCGCCGCCGGACTGGGATACCGGCTTCGATTTTTCCAGCGGAGGTTTTTCCGGCGCGGAAGCCGCCGATTTCAGCGACTTCTTCGCCGAGCTGTTCGGCGGGCGCATGGGCTGGGGGCGCGGCCGGGGCGGCGCCCAGTTCCGCGCCCGCGGCGAAGACCACCACGCCAAGATCCGCCTCAGCCTGGAGGACGCCTACCACGGCGCCACCCGCAGCCTCAGCCTGAGCGCGCCGCAAGCGGACGCCCACGGCCGCGTGACGCTGGCGGAACGCAAACTCAATGTGCGTATTCCCAAGGGCGTGCACGAGGGCCAGGTGATTCGCCTGAGCGGGCAGGGCAGCCCGGGACTGGGGGGCGGGCCGCCCGGCGACTTATACCTGGAAGTGCAGTTTGAACCGCACCCGCGTTATCGGGTCGAAGGACGGGACGTTTACGCCACGCTGCCGGTGGCGCCCTGGGAAGCGGCCCTGGGCGCCCGCGTGCAGGCGCCGCTGCCGGACGGCAAGGTGGAGGTGCGCATACCGGAAGGCTCGCAAGCGGGCCGCAAGCTGCGCCTGGCCGGCCGGGGCATTCCCGGCGCGCCGGCCGGCGACCTGTACCTGGTGCTGGAAGTGGTGCTGCCGCCGGCCACCGGCGGCAAAGCCCGCGAGCTCTACCAAACCATGGCGCGGGAGTTGGCCTTCAATCCCCGCAGCGGCCTGGGAGTCTGA
- a CDS encoding Hsp20/alpha crystallin family protein — protein sequence MYRSMFPRDIFAELDRLQREVQQAFEPEPNIRGFGRGGFPALNVGSTPQAVEVYAFVPGLAPDKIEVNLERGVLTIAGERTTDLPPREAKATVHINERFTGRFRRVVSLPDDIDPDGVSAEYRDGVLHISLKRQEAAQPRRIAIQ from the coding sequence ATGTACCGATCCATGTTCCCCCGCGACATTTTCGCCGAACTGGACCGCTTGCAGCGGGAAGTGCAACAGGCGTTCGAACCCGAACCCAATATCCGCGGCTTCGGCCGAGGGGGCTTCCCGGCGCTGAACGTCGGCAGCACGCCGCAAGCGGTGGAGGTGTATGCCTTCGTGCCGGGGCTGGCGCCGGACAAAATCGAAGTAAACCTGGAACGCGGCGTGCTCACCATCGCCGGCGAGAGGACCACCGACCTGCCGCCGCGGGAAGCCAAAGCCACGGTGCACATCAACGAGCGCTTCACCGGCCGCTTCCGCCGCGTAGTGAGCCTGCCGGACGACATCGACCCCGACGGCGTCTCCGCCGAGTACCGCGACGGTGTGCTGCACATCAGCCTCAAGCGCCAGGAAGCTGCCCAACCGCGCCGCATCGCCATCCAGTAA
- a CDS encoding leucyl aminopeptidase → MDYSIETGFPEKHACGCLILGYFEKRKLPAATQAMDDALDGLISRLLKRDDPAGKPGETLLVNHLPHGKAERLLLVGLGKEGDTTDKDYRKALSAAIKAVKDCGANDALCALTDLEVAQRDSRWKTRQAAIAFEEGLYQFTQCKSGNDSNKPPKLKKTAFLCADRDAAATGLAQGLAIARGMELAKDLANLPGNLCTPAYLAEQAERLAKQHKKLKAKILNEADMEELRMGALLSVSKGSRQPAKLIVLEYKGGDAKAKPVVLVGKGLTFDAGGISLKPAAGMDEMKYDMCGGASVLGLMQMAAELALPMNLVGLVPATENLPGGNANKPGDIVTSMAGITIEILNTDAEGRLILCDTLTYAERYNPELVVDMATLTGACIVALGRQPSGLMGNDDALCDELLKAGDEAGDRAWRMPIWDEYQEQLKSNFADVANIGGPDGGSITAACFLSRFAKKFRWAHLDIAGTAWKTGADKGATGRPVPLIAQFLLNRAK, encoded by the coding sequence ATGGATTATTCTATAGAAACCGGTTTTCCAGAAAAACACGCCTGCGGTTGCCTGATTCTGGGCTATTTCGAAAAACGCAAATTGCCCGCCGCCACGCAAGCCATGGATGACGCCTTGGACGGGCTGATCTCGCGCCTGCTCAAGCGCGACGACCCCGCCGGGAAACCGGGCGAAACCCTGCTCGTCAACCATTTGCCCCACGGCAAAGCGGAACGCCTGCTGCTGGTCGGCCTAGGCAAGGAAGGCGACACGACGGATAAAGACTACCGCAAGGCCCTGTCCGCCGCCATAAAAGCCGTCAAGGACTGCGGCGCCAACGACGCCCTGTGCGCCCTGACCGACCTGGAAGTGGCCCAGCGCGACAGCCGGTGGAAAACGCGCCAAGCGGCTATCGCCTTCGAAGAAGGGCTATACCAGTTCACCCAGTGCAAAAGCGGCAACGACAGCAACAAACCGCCCAAGCTGAAGAAAACCGCTTTCCTCTGCGCCGACCGAGATGCGGCGGCGACCGGCCTGGCCCAAGGCCTGGCCATCGCCCGCGGCATGGAACTCGCCAAAGACCTGGCCAACCTGCCGGGCAACCTTTGCACCCCCGCTTATCTGGCGGAACAAGCCGAGCGCTTGGCGAAACAACACAAAAAGCTCAAGGCAAAAATCCTCAACGAAGCCGACATGGAAGAGCTGCGCATGGGCGCGCTGCTGTCCGTGTCCAAGGGCAGCCGCCAGCCGGCCAAGCTCATCGTGCTGGAATACAAGGGCGGCGACGCCAAAGCCAAGCCGGTGGTACTGGTGGGCAAGGGCCTCACCTTCGACGCCGGCGGCATCTCCCTCAAGCCCGCCGCCGGCATGGACGAGATGAAATACGACATGTGCGGCGGCGCCAGCGTGCTGGGGCTGATGCAGATGGCGGCGGAACTGGCCCTGCCCATGAACCTGGTGGGCCTGGTCCCGGCTACGGAAAACCTGCCCGGCGGCAATGCCAACAAGCCCGGCGACATCGTCACCAGCATGGCCGGCATCACCATCGAAATCCTCAACACCGATGCCGAAGGCCGCCTGATCCTGTGCGACACCCTCACCTACGCCGAGCGCTACAACCCGGAGCTGGTGGTGGACATGGCAACCCTGACCGGCGCCTGCATCGTCGCCTTGGGCCGCCAGCCCAGCGGCCTCATGGGCAACGACGACGCCCTCTGCGACGAACTGCTGAAGGCGGGCGATGAAGCCGGCGACAGAGCCTGGCGCATGCCCATCTGGGACGAATACCAGGAGCAGCTCAAGTCCAACTTCGCCGACGTGGCCAATATCGGCGGCCCGGACGGCGGCTCCATCACTGCCGCCTGCTTCCTGTCCCGCTTCGCCAAGAAATTCCGCTGGGCCCACTTGGACATCGCCGGCACCGCCTGGAAAACCGGCGCCGACAAGGGTGCCACCGGACGGCCGGTGCCGCTGATCGCGCAGTTTCTGTTGAACCGGGCCAAATGA
- a CDS encoding ABC transporter permease — MASMHYLRAFNGIVGRELLRFVQQRGRFASALVRPLIWLFVFAAGFRSTLGLAIIPPYETYILYEVYITPGLIGVIQLFNGTQSSLSMVYDREMGSMRTLLVAPLPRWFLLASKLMASTLVSAVQAYLFLAIAWFYDIQPPWQGYAAIFPALILSGMMLGALGMVLSTFIKQLENFAGVMNFVIFPMFFMSTALYPLWRLKEANLLLYRLAEYNPFSQAIEMLRFALYGQFNAYATAYTAVALLLFLALAVWGYNPSKGMMPKKGGGPG; from the coding sequence ATGGCCTCCATGCATTACCTGCGCGCCTTCAACGGCATCGTCGGCCGCGAGCTGCTGCGCTTCGTCCAGCAGCGCGGCCGCTTCGCCTCGGCCCTGGTGCGGCCGTTGATCTGGCTGTTCGTGTTCGCGGCGGGGTTCCGCTCGACACTCGGGCTAGCCATCATTCCGCCCTACGAAACCTATATCCTGTACGAGGTCTACATCACGCCCGGCCTGATCGGCGTGATCCAGCTGTTCAACGGCACGCAAAGCTCCCTGTCCATGGTCTACGACCGCGAGATGGGCAGCATGCGCACGCTGTTGGTCGCGCCCCTGCCCCGCTGGTTTTTGCTGGCCTCCAAACTCATGGCCAGCACCCTGGTGTCGGCGGTGCAGGCTTATCTCTTCCTGGCCATCGCCTGGTTCTACGACATCCAGCCGCCCTGGCAAGGCTATGCGGCCATATTCCCGGCGCTGATCCTGTCCGGCATGATGCTGGGCGCCTTGGGGATGGTGCTGTCCACCTTCATCAAGCAGCTGGAGAACTTCGCCGGGGTGATGAATTTCGTCATCTTCCCCATGTTCTTCATGTCCACCGCCCTCTATCCCCTGTGGCGCCTGAAGGAAGCCAACCTGCTGCTGTACCGCCTGGCCGAATACAACCCGTTTTCCCAGGCCATCGAAATGCTGCGCTTCGCCCTGTACGGCCAGTTCAACGCCTACGCCACGGCTTATACGGCGGTTGCGCTGCTGCTGTTCCTGGCGCTGGCGGTGTGGGGCTACAACCCGTCCAAAGGCATGATGCCGAAGAAGGGCGGCGGCCCGGGCTGA
- a CDS encoding chaperone modulator CbpM — translation MTQEHIALSLEETRLTVDELSVSCTVSREWIVQHVQAGVLLADPSPDPSGWGFSGRDLLRVRRLYALERDFDANPELAGLVADLFDELERLRGRLRRAGLPVD, via the coding sequence ATGACGCAAGAACACATCGCCCTGTCCCTGGAGGAAACGCGGCTGACCGTGGACGAACTTTCCGTGAGCTGCACCGTCAGCCGCGAGTGGATCGTCCAGCACGTGCAAGCCGGCGTATTGCTGGCCGACCCCAGTCCCGATCCCAGCGGCTGGGGCTTCAGCGGCCGCGACCTGCTGCGCGTGCGGCGTCTGTACGCCCTGGAGCGGGATTTCGATGCCAACCCCGAGCTGGCCGGCCTGGTGGCCGACCTGTTCGACGAATTGGAGCGCCTGCGCGGCCGTTTGCGGCGCGCCGGCCTGCCCGTCGATTGA
- a CDS encoding phosphate-starvation-inducible PsiE family protein yields the protein MSKPSENYWQVMTFYERFEQVVALILSSVIAVIIVVALLQLIRTVFVLLLSNSWNPLDHQAFQSVFGMIMTLLIAMEFKHSIVKVVLRRDSIIQVKTVVLIALIALARKFVILDLETSPGKIAALAGALLALGVVYWLLRERDDREVALQAEKQSRQR from the coding sequence ATGAGCAAGCCGTCCGAAAACTACTGGCAGGTGATGACGTTTTACGAGCGTTTCGAGCAGGTGGTGGCGCTCATCCTCAGCTCGGTGATTGCCGTCATCATCGTCGTGGCGCTGCTGCAGTTGATCCGAACCGTATTCGTCCTGTTGCTGTCCAATTCGTGGAATCCGCTGGACCACCAAGCGTTCCAGAGCGTGTTCGGCATGATCATGACGCTGCTTATCGCCATGGAATTCAAGCACTCCATCGTCAAGGTGGTGTTGCGGCGCGACAGCATCATCCAGGTGAAGACCGTCGTGCTCATCGCCTTGATCGCCCTGGCGCGCAAGTTCGTCATTCTGGATTTGGAAACCAGCCCCGGCAAAATCGCCGCGCTGGCCGGCGCTTTGCTGGCGCTGGGCGTGGTGTACTGGCTGCTGCGCGAGCGCGACGACCGCGAGGTCGCCCTGCAAGCCGAAAAACAATCCCGTCAACGCTAA
- a CDS encoding S1C family serine protease, which produces MTEPRQDPFFPRLIWITLAAAVLILLWRNSGNAPFVPAGGGGEPASARIVTPRGDLAADEKSTIELFEKSKDSVVYITTKQQVMDVWTRNVFTVPRGTGSGFIWDDAGHVVTNMHVIEGSNEAQVRLSDGRDYKAALVGVSPAHDIAVLKIGVGFKRPPAVPIGSSRDLKVGQKAFAIGNPFGLDWSLTTGIVSALDRSLTEENGVTIEHLIQTDAPINPGNSGGPLLDSAGRLIGINTAIYSPSGANAGIGFAVPVDTVNRVVPQIIRQGRYVRPALGIEVDEGLNQRLTAQMQLEGVVVLRVTPGSAAAAAGLQGAVMSREGIKTGDVIVALEGRPVDSVGKLLARLDDYKVGDTVRMSVLRDGDKRDVSVTLQPGS; this is translated from the coding sequence ATGACCGAGCCCAGGCAAGACCCTTTCTTTCCCCGCCTGATTTGGATCACCCTGGCCGCGGCCGTGCTGATCCTGCTATGGCGCAACAGCGGCAATGCGCCCTTCGTGCCCGCCGGGGGCGGCGGCGAGCCGGCCTCGGCGCGCATCGTCACGCCGAGGGGCGATCTGGCCGCCGACGAAAAAAGCACCATCGAATTGTTCGAAAAATCCAAGGATTCGGTGGTTTACATCACCACCAAGCAGCAGGTGATGGACGTGTGGACGCGCAATGTGTTTACCGTGCCGCGCGGCACCGGCTCCGGCTTCATTTGGGACGACGCCGGCCACGTGGTCACCAATATGCACGTTATCGAAGGCTCTAACGAAGCCCAGGTGCGGCTGTCCGACGGCCGCGACTACAAGGCCGCCCTGGTGGGCGTGAGCCCCGCCCACGACATCGCCGTGCTGAAGATCGGCGTGGGCTTCAAGCGCCCGCCGGCCGTGCCCATCGGCAGCAGCCGCGACCTGAAAGTGGGGCAGAAAGCCTTCGCCATCGGCAACCCGTTTGGCCTGGACTGGTCGCTGACCACCGGCATCGTCTCCGCCTTGGACCGCTCCCTCACCGAGGAAAACGGCGTCACCATCGAACATTTGATCCAGACCGACGCGCCCATCAATCCGGGCAATTCCGGCGGCCCGCTGCTGGACTCCGCCGGCCGGCTGATCGGCATCAACACGGCGATTTACAGTCCGAGCGGCGCCAACGCCGGCATCGGTTTCGCCGTGCCGGTGGACACCGTCAACCGCGTGGTGCCGCAGATCATCCGCCAGGGCCGCTATGTGCGGCCAGCCTTGGGGATCGAAGTGGACGAAGGCTTGAACCAGCGCTTGACTGCGCAAATGCAGCTGGAGGGCGTGGTAGTGCTGCGCGTTACGCCCGGTTCGGCCGCCGCCGCCGCCGGCCTGCAAGGGGCGGTCATGTCCCGCGAAGGCATCAAAACCGGCGACGTCATCGTCGCCCTGGAAGGCCGCCCGGTGGATTCCGTCGGCAAGCTGCTGGCGCGGCTGGACGATTACAAAGTGGGCGATACGGTACGCATGAGCGTCCTGCGGGACGGCGATAAGCGGGACGTGTCGGTCACCTTGCAGCCGGGAAGCTGA
- the trxC gene encoding thioredoxin TrxC, producing the protein MSLHIVCPHCRTVIRVPSQRLGESPRCANCRKALFDGHPVALSLADFDRHLQRNDIPLLVDFWAPWCGPCRAMAPAFEQAAAQLEPRIRLAKVNTEEEQALAARFGIRSIPTLILFRQGHELARQSGAMGAPDIVRWAGQAV; encoded by the coding sequence ATGTCCCTGCACATCGTTTGTCCCCATTGCCGCACCGTCATCCGCGTGCCGTCCCAGCGCCTGGGCGAATCGCCCCGCTGCGCCAATTGCCGCAAGGCGTTATTCGACGGCCACCCGGTGGCGCTGTCCCTCGCCGATTTCGACCGCCATTTGCAGCGCAACGACATTCCTCTGCTGGTGGATTTTTGGGCGCCCTGGTGCGGTCCCTGCCGGGCCATGGCGCCGGCTTTCGAGCAGGCGGCGGCGCAGCTGGAGCCGCGGATCCGGTTGGCCAAGGTGAATACGGAGGAGGAACAGGCCCTGGCCGCCCGTTTCGGCATCCGCAGCATTCCCACTTTGATCCTGTTCCGCCAGGGGCATGAGCTGGCGCGCCAGTCCGGCGCCATGGGGGCGCCGGATATCGTGCGCTGGGCCGGGCAGGCGGTTTGA